A single region of the Halichondria panicea chromosome 10, odHalPani1.1, whole genome shotgun sequence genome encodes:
- the LOC135342724 gene encoding aminoacyl tRNA synthase complex-interacting multifunctional protein 1-like, whose translation MAILSLPVPGLIASTTSRRLAFFNQLGTRSWRPSTVISATLLGKGWTSLKARFKCTVPCAVSMADDRRRIAKLETRAREAEMALQQLKAYIQLLKDKGNESSTGAFSAEAKGLDEENSSLRAQVTQLKQELVTMEIRNGVPQIPVPKQGAKPPPVLEATPANKPAAEPVEAPKTNKKPKEKKKPPPPTTSASPVDVSRLDLRIGRIVKAYKHPNADALYVEEVDVGEDEVRIVCSGLTKHVPLEQMQDRVAMFMCNLKPAKMRDVVSAAMIMCASTPEKVEILEPPPGCIPGDRVVCDGYQGAPDAVLNPKKKIFENVQPDLNVNDMGVACYKTTPFKVVGREGVFTAPTLREVGIK comes from the exons ATGGCGATCCTTAGCCTTCCAGTTCCTGGTCTCATAGCCTCCACTACATCCAGACGCTTGGCTTTCTTTAACCAGCTAGGTACTCGGAGCTGGCGACCAAGCACTGTCATCTCTGCCACGTTGTTGGGTAAAGGGTGGACAAGTCTGAAAGCTAGATTCAAGTGTACTGTTCCATGTGCTGTTTCAATGGCTGACGATAGGAGACGGATAGCAAAGCTTGAGACTCGGGCCCGGGAGGCTGAGATGGCTCTGCAGCAGCTCAAGGCCTACATACAACTACTGAAGGACAAAGGAAAcg AGTCATCGACTGGAGCATTCTCC GCCGAGGCCAAAGGTTTGGATGAGGAGAATAGTTCATTACGAGCTCAGGTGACACAGCTAAAGCAGGAGCTGGTCACCATGGAGATTAGGAACGGAG TTCCGCAGATCCCTGTGCCAAAGCAAGGTGCCAAACCACCGCCTGTCCTGGAGGCCACACCTGCCAACAAACCGGCAGCAGAACCAGTGGAGGCACCAAAGACAAACAAGAAGCCTAAGGAAAAGAAGAAACCCCCACCTCCTACAACATCTGCATCCCCTGTCGATGTGTCCAGACTGGACCTCAGGATTGGCAGGATTGTCAAAGCCTACAAGCATCCCAATGCAGACGCACTATACGTGGAGGAAG TGGATGTTGGAGAGGACGAAGTTCGCATTGTTTGCAGTGGCCTCACTAAGCATGTACCTCTGGAGCAAATGCAG GACAGAGTGGCCATGTTCATGTGCAACCTCAAGCCTGCCAA GATGCGTGATGTAGTGTCTGCGGCGATGATCATGTGTGCCAGTACTCCTGAGAAGGTGGAGATCCTTGAACCACCTCCTGGCTGTATCCCTGGCGATAGGGTCGTCTGTGACGGCTACcaag GTGCTCCTGACGCTGTTTTGAATCCAAAGAAGAAAATCTTCGAGAATGTACAGCCTGACTTAAATGTTAATGATATGGGTGTGGCTTGTTACAAGACGACACCCTTCAAGGTGGTGGGCCGGGAGGGTGTGTTCACCGCCCCCACACTCAGGGAAGTCGGCATCAAATAA
- the LOC135342698 gene encoding aminoacylase-1-like has translation MTEPANKRACEEPTSKMIEYPGEDPAVRRFREFLSVWTVSLTSLESPGPQPDYDGAVRFLEREAKDIGLPFKCFELAPNRPVVIISWEGSEPSLPSIMLNCHTDVVPVYQDKWECDAFAGYKRENGDIVARGSQDMKCVGCWYLEAVRNLRAAGKSFKRSIHMTFVPDEEVGSVHGMKALVKREDFKQLNVGFCLDEGLASPSDVFTVFYAERSGWWFTIHCPGNPGHGSRFIENTAVEKVRKILNKALDYRDAQEGKLKADPAMKLGDVTSLNVTMLGGGIQWNVVPDAMSLGLDIRVTLSDSHQEVMEMVEGWVREAGEDCTIDFFTKNVKSPVVCTDDTDPWWSAFSGACHKHDMKLEKEIFPAATDSRVIRPLGIPALGFSAINHTPILLHDHNEFLNERVFLRGISIYEDLISNLASVDEQ, from the exons ATGACTGAGCCAGCTAACAAGCGCGCCTGTGAGGAGCCCACCTCCAAGATGATAGAGTACCCTGGTGAAGATCCAGCAGTGAGACGGTTTAGAGAGTTCCTGAGTGTGTGGACAGTGTCTCTGACCTCACTGGAGTCTCCTGGACCACAGCCAGACTATG atggTGCTGTCAGGTTCCTAGAGAGAGAGGCCAAAGATATCGGCCTCCCGTTCAAGTGTTTTGAG TTGGCTCCCAATCGTCCTGTGGTGATCATTTCTTGGGAAGGTAGTGAGCCAAGTCTTCCATCGATCATGCTTAACTGTCACACGGATGTGGTCCCCGTGTACCAGGACAAGTGGGAGTGCGATGCGTTCGCTGGATACAAGAGAGAGAACGGTGATATTGTCGCTAGAGGATCACAG GACATGAAATGTGTTGGTTGCTGGTATTTAGAGGCTGTCAGAAACTTACGAGCTGCTGGAAAATCCTTTAAGAGAAGCATTCACATGACCTTTGTACCTG aTGAGGAGGTGGGCAGTGTCCATGGCATGAAAGCGCTGGTTAAGAGGGAAGACTTTAAGCAGCTTAACGTTGGATTTTGCTTGGACGAGGGATTGGCCAGTCCTAGTGATGTATTCACTGTATTCTATGCTGAGCGATCAGGATGGT ggTTCACCATCCATTGCCCTGGCAACCCTGGCCATGGCTCTCGATTCATTGAGAACACAGCTGTTGAGAAAGTG AGGAAGATTCTAAATAAAGCACTCGACTACAGAGATGCACAAGAAGGAAA ACTCAAGGCTGATCCGGCTATGAAGCTGGGCGATGTGACTAGCCTGAACGTGACCATGTTGGGAGGTGGTATACAATGGAACGTGGTACCAGACGCCATGTCACTAGGTCTGGACATACGAGTCACACTCTCTGACAGTCACCAG GAGGTCATGGAGATGGTTGAAGGCTGGGTGAGAGAAGCTGGGGAAGATTGCACCATCGACTTCTTTACCAAGAATGTCAAGTCCCCCGTGGTGTGCACTGATGATACTGACCCGTGGTGGAGCGCCTTCTCTGGGGCATGCCACAAACA TGATATGAAGTTGGAGAAAGAGATATTTCCAGCAGCTACTGACAGTCGAGTGATACGACCG cttgGTATTCCAGCACTGGGGTTCTCTGccattaaccacacccccatCCTCCTGCACGATCATAACGAGTTTCTTAACGAGAGGGTCTTCCTCAGAGGGATCAGTATCTACGAGGACCTCATCTCCAACCTTGCCTCAGTGGATGAACAATAA
- the LOC135342782 gene encoding S-phase kinase-associated protein 1-like, with translation MTCPGCVRLASSDGEVFVVSITAARTSRMLATMLDDLGHEPDDVIPLPNVTSRLLKKILIWVDHHLSKDTSSSAATPTSVTTPTSTPPPLQPRLQSHVPQRGEGLSLTTPLTTWEQEFVQKNKDEIYQLLVAANYLDIKALLDLLCQTVAGVIKGKDPETIRRTFHASHPHTQHPHPHTLTEHRRTHKETSV, from the exons ATGACCTGTCCAGGCTGTGTACGACTGGCAAGTAGCGATGGAGAGGTGTTTGTGGTGAGCATTACGGCAGCCAGGACCTCCAGAATGTTAGCCACCATGCTAGACG ATCTAGGCCATGAACCTGATGATGTGATCCCACTGCCCAATGTGACATCACGCCTGCTCAAAAAG ATTCTGATATGGGTCGATCATCATCTGAGCAAGGATACATCTTCCTCAGCAGCCACGCCGACTTcagtaaccacacccacttctaccccaccccctctccaGCCTCGTCTCCAGTCACACGTCCCCCAGCGAGGGGAGGGCCTCTCACTCACCACGCCCCTCACAACCTGGGAGCAAGAGTTCGTACAAAAGAACAAAGATGAGATTtatcaactacttgtg GCTGCCAACTACCTGGACATCAAGGCTCTACTGGACCTCCTCTGTCAGACTGTGGCTGGGGTCATCAAAGGGAAAGATCCCGAGACAATACGACGAACCTTTCACGCCTCACATCCCCACACtcaacacccacacccacacaccctcacagaaCATAGAAGAACTCATAAAGAAACTTCTGTATAG
- the LOC135342807 gene encoding hamartin-like, translating to MEELWKLESVELSESRQFISRLSDRLKTTRDPGLLGELVEFYFKNGSKRARKVLTSLREAHSQDYFDKLHESIQKTSTRLPVLKLLAHTLNSETSWLYRIVDHPLFPAILEQLKTSLDIVVLCSGVFVVTAILPLVPSYIAPHLQDLFQIFCTLATIRQTKLLGLTPKELCLNLDVAIYYFFLQLYALFPNNFFQYLRTHYSQPDTLERFNESIAPLFYQVQLHPSLVTGGSSYELSRRKWGTMEPDDIATLSLQLCLDKHLAPEQDGRPLPEDHPPHTGTSLTESHSTHTLIDTPTLPPPHIVTTPSNSSLLTDLPQPAGLKTAEELDKFWSPLVTLGSVTPHHSSNISPNDSSRNSVTFLTQPSTATSTAPSPVSDSVVSSTLPTPRGTSASNLFTFRNYSPTASIDSDNRPAVTQSAVHTPLEDSHGSLHFDPLSQSMRVESSSQTSPIRRMKKDVQNQSFKEKVGRFINGLFVAHTSKGDDLTRTSEEFIEIYASDADTSKSSSVPSPASENSGPLIQVYRPLSEEVGEECLAESLKKSNKSSMDTTTTEEAHKPISLPQSIPSSRPSRSNSQSSSEETTAPNQYYDFRGGYLSHPVSLDRTGDLPHPYSFSYPERGPTESVVVKRLRSSNSESNTRRTVLLLQERLQELVESGEGYEGPSLDASVITSTPVAEGGLFSDESATLNLDLSIDSTSTVLQPATPPTHPLSGPMTLGLNLVASPSRPTQPTTLSSSLPSGPSNNANTLGVGLASRLFVKRVSVCSRRPRHHQFSDSSAESAVSESLSCLPTSNHPSPIALLDQYINRGVMLHKGHFETIPLTELEGVDWNHFGGCPHAEESGMMQAQAVLLHSQLMFERYQCMQHARRNRTLLSQARGASKVAEEVQGLREQVQRQKEAVQSLQTDLQHRVYAHSSSVKLQENLRSRNQTLATENKQLKDSNLILSEEVHALRESNQQLQKTLDHSNDKIVSLENDHSQLHTRLEHAETLKREVELLSRELQVLGDLYQQQKDRTNTLLSHTSSELEATTLCTALARERDFAEARSVGVRQEVGVLSAKVRELEGLLERREKEVSQLRGQLERTEGQWGVKIKALEDKYKSMKAVGLQLENHILEMKGRTPFIKRKRHKRSISHPTEPRYCGYVPQFKYRIGETFGTNTHRLLTSTDPRVAASGNPVLSDTLPSTTHPPKTAEEFFSSPVYQNRTRSWGDQKYVAQMVPGYTGYIPKNLHNFGCRYAESCHSAFSTFEQDQQKHRTIADEMKSFRTNSSSNPEPQNNTPLYPVNSKAKPYLSSFAKQHTTMSPYNMPDDHPHKYYMSGYTGFVPKARKYLGQGYPVITRSALQEHAAEEKRLAKSWNAPIRLFRTEQTGGQPSTTRLYMSDNGLVPHYTGHVPGEKFQFGATFGTSTKNPELSI from the exons ATGGAGGAGTTATGGAAGTTAGAGTCAGTAGAACTAAGTGAATCAAGACAGTTTATCAGTCGACTGTCAGATCGCCTCAAGACCACTAGAGACCCTGGTCTACTAGGAGAGCTGGTCGAGTTCTACTTTAAGAATGGTTCAAAGCGAGCAAGAAAAGTACTTACATCATTGAGAGAGGCACACTCACAG GACTATTTTGACAAGTTGCATGAGAGCATACAAAAGACCTCCACTCGACTACCAGTGCTGAAACTACTAGCACATACCCTCAACTCTGAG ACAAGCTGGTTGTATCGCATTGTAGACCACCCCCTGTTCCCAGCCATACTGGAGCAGCTCAAG ACGAGCCTGGACATTGTGGTCTTGTGCAGTGGCGTGTTTGTGGTTACCGCAATTCTACCACTGGTCCCCTCGTACATCGCTCCACACCTCCAGGACCTATTCCAGATATTCTGTACACTGGCCACCATAAGACAAACTAAACTACTAG GTTTAACCCCTAAGGAGCTGTGTCTCAACCTAGATGTAGCCATCTATTATTTTTTCCTACAATTGTACGCCCTTTTCCCCAACAACTTCTTCCAGTATCTGCGAACGCACTACAGTCAGCCGGACACATTGGAGCGCTTCAACGAAAGCATCGCA cctctgTTCTACCAGGTTCAGCTTCACCCTAGTTTAGTGACTGGTGGGAGCAGCTATGAGCTGAGTAGGCGTAAGTGGGGTACTATGGAACCTGACGATATCGCCACACTCTCACTGCAGCTGTGTCTAGACAAACACCTCGCTCCCGAACAAGACG GCCGTCCCCTTCCTGAAgaccacccccctcacacgGGCACGAGCCTCACAGAGTCAcattcaacacacacacttatcGACACCCCCACACTGCCGCCCCCACACATAGTAACCACCCCTAGCAACAGCTCACTTCTCACCGATCTTCCACAGCCAGCTGGTCTAAAAACTGCCGAAGAACTAGACAAATTCTGGAGCCCTCTCGTCACCCTCGGCTCTGTCACTCCTCATCACAGCTCCAATATATCACCCAATGATTCCAGTAGAAACTCAGTCACTTTTCTCACTCAACCCAGCACTGCTACGTCCACAGCTCCTAGTCCAGTGTCAGACTCTGTGGTTAGCAGTACTCTGCCAACTCCTAGAGGCACAAGTGCTTCTAACCTCTTCACGTTCAGGAACTACTCACCCACGGCTTCTATAGACAGTGATAATCGGCCGGCTGTCACTCAATCAGCCGTACACACGCCACTCGAGGATTCACACGGCAGTCTGCACTTTGACCCTCTCAGCCAGTCCATGCGGGTGGAATCAAGCTCACAAACATCACCTATTCGGAGGATGAAAAAAGACGTTCAAAATCAATCATTTAAAGAGAAAGTCGGTCGATTTATTAATGGACTGTTTGTAGCACATACTTCCAAAGGGGACGATTTGACACGCACTAGCGAAGAATTTATCGAGATATATGCATCAGACGCTGATACCTCTAAATCCAGCAGTGTGCCCTCACCAGCGTCGGAAAATAGCGGACCATTGATACAAGTATACAGACCTTTGTCTGAAGAAGTCGGAGAAGAATGTTTGGCAGAATCGCTCAAGAAATCAAACAAATCCTCGATGGATACCACGACTACAGAAGAGGCTCATAAACCAATCAGCTTGCCTCAGAGTATACCATCCTCACGTCCATCACGCTCCAACAGTCAATCCTCCTCTGAAGAAACAACTGCCCCAAATCAATATTATGATTTCCGGGGGGGCTACCTCAGCCATCCAGTGAGCCTGGACAGAACGGGGGACCTGCCTCACCCGTATTCCTTCTCCTACCCAGAGAGAGGCCCCACTGAGAGTGTAGTAGTGAAGAGACTGAGGTCCTCTAACTCAGAGTCTAACACACGACGGACTGTGCTGCTGTTACAGGAGCGGCTCCAGGAGTTGGTGGAGTCTGGTGAAGGTTATGAGGGACCTTCCCTTGATGCGTCTGTGATCACAAGCACTCCCGTAGCGGAAG GAGGTCTATTCTCTGATGAGTCAGCAACTCTGAACCTTGACCTCTCCATTGATAGCACCTCCACCGTCCTCCAACCTGCCACGCCCCCTACACACCCACTTAGCGGACCTATGACGCTCGGTCTAAACCTGGTTGCCAGCCCGAGCAGACCCACCCAACCCACCACCCTCTCATCCAGCCTACCCTCTGGGCCGTCTAACAACGCCAACACTCTTGGGGTGGGACTGGCCAGCCGATTGTTCGTCAAGCGCGTCTCGGTCTGTTCTCGGAGGCCACGACATCATCAGTTCAGTGACTCTAGCGCTGAGAGTGCTGTCTCTGAATCTCTATCCTGCCTGCCTACGAGTAACCATCCATCACCCATTGCCCTACTGGACCAGTACATCAACAGAGGAGTCATGCTGCATAAGGGTCACTTTGAGACCATCCCGCTCACAGAACTTGAGGGGGTGGATTGGAACCACTTTGGGGGATGTCCCCACGCCGAGGAGTCTGGGATGATGCAAGCCCAGGCCGTGTTGCTACACAGTCAGCTCATGTTTGAACGTTACCAGTGTATGCAGCATGCTCGGAGGAACAGGACGTTACTTAGTCAAGCGAGAGGTGCTTCTAAAGTGGCAGAGGAGGTCCAGGGTCTG cgtgaGCAGGTGCAACGTCAGAAGGAAGCTGTACAAAGTCTACAGACTGACCTCCAACACAGAGTGTACGCTCACAGCAGCTCCGTTAAACTACAAGAGAATCTGCGCTCCAGAAATCAAACACTGGCAACTGAGAATAAGCAACTCAAAGATAGCAACCTGATACTGAGTGAGGAGGTCCACGCCCTCAGGGAGAGCAACCAACAGCTGCAGAAG acgctGGACCATTCCAATGACAAGATAGTCTCACTGGAGAATGACCACTCTCAACTGCACACACGACTGGAACATGCCGAGACACTGAAGCGTGAAGTGGAGCTGCTCTCGAGAGAACTACAAGTGTTAGGAGACCTCTACCAGCAACAGAAGGACCGTACCAACACACTACTGTCACACACGTCCTCCGAGCTGGAGGCTACTACACTGTGTACAGCACTGGCCAGAGAGAGGGACTTTGCCGAGGCTAGGAGTGTAGGTGTGAGAcaggaagtgggcgtgctCTCAGCAAAGGTACGGGAACTGGAGGGCCTATTAGagagaagagagaaagagGTGTCACAGTTGAGGGGACAGTTGGAGCGCACCGAGGGACAGTGGGGGGTCAAGATTAAG gCACTTGAAGACAAGTACAAGTCCATGAAAGCCGTTGGCCTCCAGTTGGAGAATCACATCCTGGAGATGAAAGGAAGGACCCCTTTCATTAAGAGGAAACGCCACAAACGAAGCATTAGCCACCCTACAGAG CCACG GTACTGTGGGTACGTTCCCCAGTTCAAGTACCGGATAGGGGAAACGTTTGGTACCAACACGCATCGTCTCCTCACGTCAACAGACCCTCGAGTGGCAGCCTCAGGCAATCCTGTGCTCAGTGACACCTTACCCTCCACCACACATCCTCCCAAGACGGCTGAAGAGTTCTTCAGCAGTCCCGTCTATCAGAATCGAACACGGAGTTGGGGCGACCAGAAATACGTCGCTCAGATGGTGCCTGGATATACAG GCTATATTCCTAAGAATCTCCACAACTTTGGATGTCGCTATGCTGAGAGTTGTCACTCAGCATTCTCCACATTCGAGCAAGATCAACAGAAACACAGGACCATTGCTGACGAGATGAAATCGTTTCGTACCAACTCCAGCAGCAATCCTGAGCCACAGAACAACACTCCTCTATACCCTGTCAACTCTAAAGCCAAACCTTACCTATCGAGCTTTGCCAAGCAACATACCACCATGTCTCCATACAACATGCCTGATGATCATCCACACAAGTATTACATGTCCGGTTACACTGGCTTTGTGCCCAAAGCTCGCAAGTACCTCGGTCAAGGCTATCCCGTCATCACTCGTAGTGCTCTGCAA GAACATGCTGCCGAGGAGAAGAGGTTGGCCAAGAGTTGGAATGCGCCGATACGATTGTTTCGTACCGAGCAGACAGGCGGGCAGCCCTCCACCACTCGTCTGTACATGAGTGACAATGGACTAGTACCCCACTACACCGGCCACGTCCCAG GAGAGAAGTTTCAATTTGGGGCCACGTTTGGGACAAGTACCAAGAACCCCGAACTATCAATATAG
- the LOC135342750 gene encoding androgen-dependent TFPI-regulating protein-like, with translation MATTPSSQFLKRRALRNGRENTQEDAHRQVQQGQGTLETEYVSPSNVPPHNDLELLAVFYHFAMTLFYALLLYYGNKLMSDNLHVLDPKGIMPSYGGRFKFLTHINQWFQLCFFGVQFLTDLLANSIAKRILQKVCDVFFTTVAAPTSFFVAVTFWSIYAYDRSLVYPERFDLFVPAYMNHFWHTTIAAWVLFETIICFHHYPSTGTAACINFAVNAGYLSWIVWIFVKTGFWVYPILKVLPLPFLTLFCGGSMFFSLVLYLVGKLVADLRWGKTVYIE, from the coding sequence ATGGCTACTACACCGTCTAGTCAGTTTTTGAAGCGAAGGGCTCTTCGTAATGGCCGAGAGAACACTCAGGAAGATGCTCACCGCCAAGTACAGCAAGGACAGGGAACACTAGAGACTGAGTATGTGAGCCCATCTAATGTCCCACCCCACAATGATCTGGAGCTGTTGGCTGTGTTCTATCATTTCGCCATGACCTTGTTCTATGCTCTACTGCTATACTATGGCAACAAGCTTATGAGTGACAACTTGCACGTATTAGACCCGAAAGGGATCATGCCAAGTTATGGTGGTCGATTCAAGTTCCTGACACACATCAACCAATGGTTTCAACTGTGTTTCTTTGGTGTTCAGTTTCTCACTGATCTACTTGCAAACTCCATCGCAAAACGTATTCTTCAGAAGGTGTGTGATGTGTTCTTCACTACCGTGGCTGCTCCTACTTCCTTCTTTGTTGCCGTCACTTTCTGGTCCATCTACGCGTACGACCGTAGTCTGGTATATCCGGAGCGATTCGATCTCTTCGTGCCGGCCTACATGAACCATTTCTGGCACACTACGATCGCCGCGTGGGTCTTGTTCGAGACGATCATATGCTTCCATCACTATCCTTCTACTGGAACTGCAGCGTGTATCAACTTTGCTGTGAATGCCGGTTATCTGAGCTGGATCGTGTGGATCTTTGTCAAAACTGGTTTCTGGGTATATCCGATTCTCAAAGTTCTGCCTCTTCCGTTCCTCACATTGTTTTGCGGCGGGAGCATGTTCTTCAGTCTAGTACTGTATCTGGTTGGTAAGCTTGTGGCTGATTTGCGATGGGGAAAGACCGTCTACATTGAATAA